Proteins encoded in a region of the Bradyrhizobium sp. CB3481 genome:
- a CDS encoding response regulator transcription factor, with product MRLLIIEDDRESADYLVKAFREVGHVADLASDGEEGLSMADGGDYDVLVVDRMLPKRDGLSVIGALREKGNRTPVLILSALGQVDDRIKGLRAGGDDYLPKPYSFAELQARVEVLSRRNVGPAEETTYRVGDLELDRLSHRVARGKDELTLQPREFRLLEYLMKHAGQVVTRTMLLENVWDYHFDPQTNVIDVHISRLRSKIDKGFERPLLHTIRGAGYMIRDGLR from the coding sequence ATGCGCCTGCTGATCATCGAAGACGATCGCGAGTCCGCCGACTATTTGGTCAAGGCGTTCCGTGAAGTCGGCCATGTCGCCGATCTCGCCAGCGATGGCGAGGAGGGCCTGTCGATGGCGGATGGCGGTGATTACGATGTGCTGGTGGTGGACCGCATGCTGCCCAAGCGCGACGGTCTCTCCGTGATCGGCGCGCTGCGCGAGAAGGGCAACCGCACGCCGGTCTTGATCCTCTCCGCGCTCGGCCAGGTCGACGACCGCATCAAGGGCCTGCGTGCCGGCGGCGACGACTATCTGCCAAAACCCTATTCGTTCGCTGAGCTGCAGGCGCGTGTTGAGGTGCTGTCGCGCCGCAATGTCGGTCCGGCGGAAGAGACCACCTATCGTGTCGGCGATCTCGAACTCGACCGGCTCTCTCACCGTGTCGCTCGCGGCAAGGACGAGTTGACGCTGCAGCCGCGCGAGTTTCGCCTGCTCGAATATCTGATGAAGCATGCAGGGCAGGTGGTGACCCGCACCATGCTGCTGGAAAACGTCTGGGATTATCATTTCGATCCGCAGACCAACGTCATCGACGTGCACATTTCGCGGCTGCGCTCCAAGATCGACAAGGGTTTTGAGCGGCCCTTGCTACACACGATCCGCGGCGCCGGATACATGATCCGTGACGGCCTTCGGTAA
- a CDS encoding bifunctional [glutamine synthetase] adenylyltransferase/[glutamine synthetase]-adenylyl-L-tyrosine phosphorylase: MNSSALAARLVCGPHVPADCTAEQRFTDWLAELEPAQAAEIRVRLESPHVRAILLGITEFSPYLLDLIRADAARLVRLLACDPERHLAALIEKTSRDVLAATSEADVMHLLRRMKSEAALLIALCDIGGVWPVMRVTAELTGLATFSVQTALRFLLRQEIARGRMSASNHDRPEEGSGLIVLAMGKMGAGELNYSSDIDLIVFFDPAATSLAPDIEPAPFFVRVTQGMARLLQQRSGEGYVFRVDLRLRPDPASTQVAISTEAALHYYEREGRTWERAAMIKARVCAGDVKAGEALLAELAPFVWRKHLDFAALADVHDMKRQMQTYRGQSEISVEGHNVKVGRGGIREIEFFAQTQQLIAGGRHPELRVRPTLHALQVLATSNWIGFQACDELTAAYEFLRRVEHRLQMMCDEQTHSLPEDAEAVARFANFFGYESRAAFANDLLGHLNIVQGHYGKLFEGDPTGTVKLPQLNYAAGPEDARLVDHLTTLGFKKPVAVAGTLQLWMEGNYRALRNEATKAAFIEFVPGLIDGLANAEDPDDAVIAFDRFLGALQRGGRLISLLSQNRDLVALVALILGAAPRLGDMLARQPQIMDGLIDPRFFGAMPDQKELSERLAATLKDADSYEDFLDRLRLFGQESLFLIGTRILSGTVSAQQASVAFADVAEGVVHTVHGLVTDQFASRYGGIKGQETAIVAMGRLGSREMTASSDLDLILLYDFDPDHPDSDGERSLHGAQYFARLTQRLISAFTTRTNYGVLYEVDMRLRPSGRAGPLASRIDSFADYQEREAWTWEHMALTRARVISASPAFRQKIEAIIRSVLTRPRDAASTAGDVADMRRAIAQEKGEDDIWDLKLAAGGLVDIDFIAQYLQLAHAADKPDILSVSTLQVLDNAARLGVLPQSDAEILRHAARLYHDLTQILRLCVTGKFNPATAGENLLRVMARAGDTPDFSTLEARVRETQLEVRRVFQALVGGD; this comes from the coding sequence ATGAATTCCTCCGCTCTGGCCGCGCGGCTGGTCTGCGGGCCGCATGTTCCAGCTGATTGCACCGCTGAACAACGCTTCACGGACTGGCTCGCCGAACTGGAGCCGGCGCAGGCGGCCGAGATCCGCGTGCGGCTGGAGAGTCCGCACGTCAGGGCTATCCTGCTCGGCATCACCGAATTCTCGCCGTATCTGCTCGACCTGATCCGCGCCGATGCCGCGCGGCTGGTCCGCCTCCTGGCATGCGACCCGGAACGGCATCTCGCTGCGCTTATCGAAAAGACCTCGCGTGACGTGCTGGCCGCTACCAGCGAAGCTGACGTGATGCATCTGCTTCGCCGCATGAAGTCGGAGGCGGCGTTATTGATCGCGCTGTGCGACATCGGCGGCGTCTGGCCGGTGATGCGGGTGACGGCGGAGTTGACCGGTCTGGCGACCTTCTCCGTGCAGACGGCGCTGCGCTTTCTGCTGCGCCAGGAGATCGCGCGCGGCCGCATGAGCGCATCCAACCACGACCGGCCGGAGGAGGGCTCCGGCCTGATCGTGCTTGCCATGGGCAAGATGGGTGCGGGCGAACTGAATTATTCCAGCGACATCGACCTGATCGTGTTCTTCGATCCCGCGGCGACGTCGCTCGCCCCTGATATCGAACCGGCACCGTTCTTCGTGCGCGTGACGCAGGGGATGGCGCGCCTGTTGCAGCAACGCTCCGGCGAGGGCTACGTGTTCCGCGTCGACCTGCGGCTGCGGCCCGATCCGGCGTCGACGCAGGTGGCGATCTCGACCGAGGCGGCGCTGCACTATTACGAGCGCGAAGGGCGGACCTGGGAGCGCGCCGCGATGATCAAGGCGCGCGTCTGCGCCGGCGACGTCAAGGCCGGCGAGGCGCTACTCGCCGAGCTTGCGCCGTTCGTCTGGCGCAAACACCTGGATTTTGCCGCGCTCGCCGACGTCCACGACATGAAGCGGCAGATGCAGACCTATCGCGGTCAGAGCGAGATTTCGGTCGAAGGCCATAACGTCAAGGTCGGCCGCGGCGGCATCCGCGAGATCGAGTTTTTCGCGCAGACGCAGCAGCTCATTGCCGGCGGCCGCCATCCGGAACTGCGGGTACGCCCGACACTGCACGCGCTGCAGGTGCTGGCCACCAGCAACTGGATCGGCTTCCAGGCCTGTGACGAGTTGACGGCGGCCTATGAATTCCTGCGCCGCGTCGAGCACCGGCTGCAGATGATGTGCGACGAGCAGACCCATTCGCTGCCGGAAGACGCCGAGGCGGTAGCGCGGTTTGCGAACTTCTTCGGCTATGAGAGCCGCGCGGCCTTTGCGAACGACCTGCTTGGTCATCTCAACATCGTGCAGGGCCATTACGGAAAACTGTTCGAGGGCGATCCCACCGGCACCGTGAAGCTGCCGCAGCTCAACTATGCCGCGGGTCCGGAGGATGCGCGCCTTGTCGATCATCTGACAACGCTCGGATTCAAGAAGCCGGTCGCGGTGGCCGGAACGCTGCAGCTCTGGATGGAGGGCAATTACCGCGCGCTGCGCAACGAGGCGACCAAGGCCGCCTTCATCGAGTTCGTGCCTGGCCTGATCGACGGGCTCGCCAACGCCGAGGACCCTGACGATGCCGTGATCGCGTTCGATCGCTTTCTCGGCGCGCTGCAGCGCGGCGGCCGGCTGATCTCGCTGCTCAGCCAGAACCGCGACCTGGTCGCCCTCGTCGCCCTGATCCTCGGCGCCGCGCCGCGGCTCGGCGACATGCTGGCGCGGCAGCCGCAGATCATGGACGGCCTGATCGATCCGCGTTTCTTCGGCGCGATGCCGGACCAGAAGGAACTGTCGGAACGGCTGGCGGCGACGCTGAAGGACGCGGACTCCTATGAGGACTTTCTCGATCGCCTCCGGCTGTTCGGGCAGGAAAGCCTGTTCCTGATCGGCACGCGCATCCTGTCCGGAACGGTCTCGGCCCAGCAGGCCAGCGTCGCCTTTGCCGACGTCGCCGAGGGCGTCGTGCACACCGTGCACGGTCTGGTCACCGATCAGTTCGCCAGCCGATATGGCGGGATCAAGGGGCAGGAGACCGCGATTGTCGCGATGGGCCGGCTCGGCAGCCGGGAGATGACGGCGTCCTCCGACCTTGACCTGATCCTGCTCTATGACTTCGATCCGGACCATCCGGATTCCGATGGCGAGCGATCGCTGCACGGCGCGCAGTATTTTGCGCGGCTGACCCAGCGCCTGATTTCGGCGTTCACCACGCGCACCAATTACGGCGTGCTCTATGAGGTCGACATGCGGCTGCGCCCCTCGGGCCGGGCCGGCCCGCTGGCGTCGCGCATCGATTCCTTTGCCGACTATCAGGAACGCGAGGCCTGGACCTGGGAGCACATGGCGCTGACCCGGGCACGGGTGATCTCGGCCTCGCCGGCGTTTCGCCAAAAGATCGAGGCCATCATCCGCAGCGTGCTGACGCGGCCGCGCGATGCGGCCTCTACCGCCGGCGATGTCGCCGACATGCGGCGGGCGATTGCGCAGGAAAAGGGCGAGGACGATATCTGGGATCTCAAGCTCGCCGCCGGCGGGCTCGTCGATATCGATTTCATCGCGCAATATCTGCAGCTCGCCCATGCCGCGGACAAGCCCGATATTCTCAGCGTCTCGACGCTGCAGGTGCTCGACAACGCCGCACGCCTCGGCGTGCTGCCGCAGTCGGACGCCGAAATCCTGCGCCATGCCGCGCGCCTCTATCACGATCTGACCCAGATCCTCAGGCTCTGCGTCACCGGAAAATTCAACCCGGCAACGGCGGGGGAGAACCTCTTGCGCGTGATGGCGCGCGCCGGCGATACGCCCGATTTCTCGACGTTGGAAGCACGGGTGCGCGAGACGCAACTGGAGGTAAGGCGGGTGTTCCAGGCGCTAGTGGGCGGGGATTAG
- a CDS encoding Do family serine endopeptidase produces the protein MTERPVDLSSLPSHGAPRRSLFSARKFALMASVVAGLGAAVYGFGPQQGPVDVFASAAHAQVNNEVRKVERPIGFADIVERVKPSVISVKINIADKSSKDDSANKDEDSPFAPGSPMERFFRRFGGPDGLPPGLRGGPRGGRGPVTGQGSGFFISPDGYAVTNNHVVDGADKVEVTMDDGKNYTAKVIGTDPRTDLALIKVEGRTDFPFAKLSDSKPRIGDWVLAVGNPFGLGGTVTAGIVSASGRDIGNGPYDDFIQIDAPVNKGNSGGPAFDINGEVMGVNTAIYSPSGGSVGIAFSIPASTVKNVVAQLKDKGTVSRGWIGVQIQPVTSDIADSLGMKKAEGALVAEPQANGPASKAGIQSGDVITGVNGTPVKDAKELARTIGGLPPGTAVKLNVLQKGQEKVFNLTLGQLPNTVEAKADNDKEDRGGATKGTGVPKLGLTVAPANSVAGAGREGVVVTEVDPKSAAAERGFKEGDVILEVAGKSVATAGEVREAIDTARTENKNSVLMRVKSGGSSRFVAVPLAKG, from the coding sequence ATGACCGAACGTCCCGTCGATCTTTCCTCGCTACCGTCCCACGGCGCGCCGCGCCGCTCGCTGTTCTCCGCACGCAAATTCGCGCTGATGGCTTCCGTCGTCGCCGGCCTCGGTGCCGCCGTTTATGGCTTTGGCCCGCAGCAGGGCCCGGTCGACGTTTTCGCCAGCGCGGCGCATGCGCAGGTCAATAACGAGGTCCGCAAGGTCGAGCGTCCGATCGGCTTTGCCGACATTGTCGAGCGCGTGAAGCCGTCGGTGATTTCGGTCAAGATCAACATCGCGGACAAGAGCAGCAAGGACGACAGCGCCAACAAGGACGAGGACTCGCCGTTCGCGCCGGGCTCGCCGATGGAGCGCTTCTTCCGTCGCTTCGGCGGGCCGGACGGCTTGCCGCCCGGCCTGCGCGGCGGACCGCGTGGCGGCCGTGGCCCGGTGACGGGGCAGGGCTCCGGCTTCTTCATCTCGCCTGACGGCTATGCCGTGACCAACAACCACGTGGTCGACGGCGCCGACAAGGTCGAGGTGACGATGGACGACGGCAAGAACTACACCGCGAAGGTGATCGGCACCGATCCGCGCACCGATCTGGCGCTGATCAAGGTCGAAGGCCGCACCGATTTCCCGTTCGCCAAGCTGTCCGATAGCAAGCCGCGGATTGGCGACTGGGTGCTGGCGGTCGGTAACCCGTTCGGCCTCGGCGGCACCGTGACCGCCGGCATCGTCTCGGCGTCCGGCCGCGACATCGGCAACGGCCCCTATGACGACTTCATCCAGATCGACGCGCCCGTGAACAAGGGTAACTCCGGCGGTCCGGCGTTCGATATCAACGGCGAAGTGATGGGCGTCAACACCGCAATCTATTCGCCGTCCGGCGGCAGCGTCGGCATCGCGTTCTCGATCCCGGCTTCCACGGTCAAGAATGTCGTCGCCCAGCTCAAGGACAAGGGCACGGTCAGCCGCGGGTGGATCGGTGTCCAGATCCAGCCAGTGACCTCAGACATCGCGGACAGCCTCGGCATGAAGAAGGCGGAAGGCGCGCTGGTTGCGGAACCGCAGGCGAATGGCCCGGCGTCCAAGGCCGGCATCCAGTCCGGTGACGTCATCACCGGTGTCAACGGTACCCCGGTCAAGGATGCTAAGGAGCTCGCCCGCACCATCGGCGGTCTGCCGCCCGGCACAGCCGTGAAGCTCAACGTGCTGCAGAAGGGCCAGGAGAAGGTCTTCAACCTAACGCTCGGCCAGCTGCCGAATACGGTCGAGGCCAAGGCTGACAACGACAAGGAAGACCGCGGCGGAGCCACCAAGGGAACCGGCGTGCCGAAGCTCGGCCTGACGGTAGCCCCCGCCAACAGCGTGGCCGGCGCCGGCCGGGAAGGCGTCGTAGTGACCGAGGTCGACCCGAAGAGCGCGGCGGCCGAGCGCGGCTTCAAGGAAGGCGACGTCATTCTCGAGGTCGCCGGCAAGAGCGTCGCCACGGCAGGCGAGGTGCGCGAGGCGATCGACACCGCGCGGACCGAGAACAAGAACAGTGTTCTCATGCGCGTGAAGAGCGGCGGTTCGTCGCGCTTTGTCGCGGTGCCGCTGGCGAAGGGCTAA
- a CDS encoding ATP-binding protein — MTAFGKLIRTTAFRLTLVYLFLFALFAASLLGYFAWNTRRLINEQITATVTAETGELVDIYTRRGLRILVPSIENRALRPGANLYLVTTPEGKAIGGNVGALAPGVMASIGWSETAYRRLDEQDTAHHRALVRVTELTNGFRLLVGRDLEERRRIFGIVAKAAQWSLLVVIVLGIGGGIFVARRVLQRIDAMTGTTRRIMAGDLSGRLPVGRSGDELDRLAESLNAMLERIEALMTGLKEVSDNIAHDLKTPLTRLRNRAEEALARSGSEAEYRAALERTIEESDGLIRTFNALLMIARAESGQARGNMDDFDAADVAQGIHELYEPLAEDDGMTLRVKAATARLHGNRELISQALANLVENAIKYGKPSPVVQPLDPAAAARAREILIEARREGDRVLLSVTDHGPGIPEADRKHAVERFVRLEASRTLPGSGLGLSLASAVATLHGGELRLGDSHPGLTATLVIPALSAAADRLAAQTPDVPQKVA; from the coding sequence GTGACGGCCTTCGGTAAGCTGATCCGCACGACGGCGTTCCGGCTGACGCTGGTCTATCTGTTTCTGTTTGCGCTGTTCGCCGCGTCGCTGCTCGGCTATTTCGCCTGGAATACGCGGCGCCTGATCAATGAGCAGATCACCGCCACGGTGACCGCCGAAACCGGCGAGCTCGTCGACATCTATACGCGCCGCGGCTTGCGCATCCTCGTCCCCTCGATTGAGAACCGCGCGCTGCGGCCGGGCGCCAATCTCTATCTCGTGACCACGCCTGAAGGGAAAGCGATCGGCGGCAATGTCGGTGCGCTGGCGCCAGGCGTGATGGCCTCGATCGGCTGGTCCGAGACCGCCTATCGCCGGCTCGACGAGCAGGACACGGCGCATCATCGCGCGCTGGTACGCGTCACCGAACTCACCAACGGTTTCCGCCTCCTGGTCGGTCGCGACCTGGAGGAGCGGCGGCGTATTTTCGGCATCGTCGCCAAAGCCGCGCAATGGTCGCTGCTCGTCGTTATCGTGCTGGGCATCGGCGGCGGCATCTTCGTCGCGCGGCGCGTGCTGCAGCGGATCGACGCGATGACCGGGACCACAAGGCGCATCATGGCCGGCGACCTCTCCGGCCGCCTGCCGGTCGGGCGAAGCGGCGACGAACTCGACCGTCTTGCGGAAAGTCTCAATGCGATGCTGGAGCGCATCGAAGCGCTGATGACGGGGCTAAAGGAAGTCTCCGACAACATCGCCCATGACTTGAAGACGCCGCTGACGCGCCTGCGCAACCGCGCCGAGGAGGCGCTGGCGAGGTCAGGCAGCGAGGCCGAATACCGCGCGGCGCTGGAGCGCACCATCGAGGAATCCGACGGCCTGATCCGCACCTTCAATGCGCTGTTGATGATCGCCCGCGCCGAGTCCGGGCAGGCGCGCGGCAACATGGATGATTTTGACGCGGCCGACGTTGCCCAGGGCATCCATGAATTGTATGAGCCGCTGGCCGAGGACGACGGCATGACGCTGCGCGTCAAGGCAGCGACCGCGCGGCTGCACGGCAACCGCGAGTTGATCAGCCAAGCGCTCGCGAATCTGGTCGAGAACGCCATCAAATACGGCAAGCCGTCACCGGTGGTGCAGCCGCTCGACCCCGCCGCCGCGGCGCGGGCCCGCGAAATCCTGATCGAGGCGCGGCGCGAGGGCGACCGCGTGCTGCTCAGTGTGACCGATCACGGGCCCGGTATTCCCGAAGCGGATCGCAAGCACGCGGTGGAGCGCTTCGTGCGCCTCGAGGCGAGCCGGACGTTGCCGGGTTCCGGCCTCGGCCTTAGCCTGGCGTCCGCCGTGGCGACCCTGCATGGCGGTGAGCTCCGGCTCGGCGATTCGCATCCGGGCCTGACCGCAACGCTGGTCATCCCGGCGCTATCTGCCGCGGCTGACAGGCTTGCCGCGCAAACACCGGATGTGCCACAGAAGGTGGCATGA
- a CDS encoding efflux RND transporter permease subunit — translation MFTFLVSASLRNRLLVLAIAGILVVLGAYTARQLPVDVFPDLNRPTVTIMTESEGYAPPEVEQLVSFPIETQMNGVPGVSRVRSVSGIGLSIVYVEFDWGTDIYRNRQLVAERLAQVQSQLPLNVTPQIGPISSIMGQILLVAVTSKTASAMEVREIADFTIRPRLLAIPGVAQVIPIGGEVRQYRIAPLPSALRALGVGYDQVELALRQFGTNTGGGFTDQNAREYLIRNIGRTTSLEDLRNIVVTTVEGRPILLRQVANVDFAPKVKRGDAGYMSRPAVIVSVEKQPNVDTVQLTRQITRALAELEPSLPSGMKANEVIFRQADFIENSIQNLERVLLEAALVVAAILFAFLLNWRTTAISLTAIPVSILTTAIIFKLLGLSINTMTLGGLAIAIGELVDDAVVDVENIFRRLRENREQGNPRSTFDVVVSASNEVRSGIVYATMIIVLVFVPLFALSGIEGRLFAPLGHAYIISILASLLVSITLTPVLAYYLLPGMKRLAERESWLVRKLKSANHAALRFAFVHKGLLLGVTALAVLGAGAGVFALKRAFLPAFNEGTFTINIAFAPGVSLTESSRVGSIAERLLLDVPEVISIGRRTGRAELDEHAEGVHSSDLEVDLKPSRRPKPEIVADIRARLSVLPLSINVGQPISHRLDHLLSGVRAELALKLFGDDLDTLRNSAEELRARLARIDGIQDLQVEKQVRIPQLEVRVDYTRAALYGVQPGAVTEQLSRLSSGRVISRVVDGYKRYDVVMRLPERLRTTEKLGELLIKTPSGWIPARQIADIKETDGPNQILRENGRRRIVVLANSDGKTDMAEIVRRIRAELQATSLPQGVTASLEGTFQAQEEASRRIAILSALSLALIFAILYSRYRSVVLALIIMGGVPLALVGSVAALALTDQPLSVASMVGFITLTGIATRNGILKISHYINLALHEGIPFGPELVIRGSLERMTPVLMTALSAGLALLPLLVAADEPGKEILHPVAITIFGGLISATLLDALITPVLFLMFGRKPLIRLMQRQPGESVDARAASHSY, via the coding sequence ATGTTCACATTCCTGGTCAGCGCCTCGCTTCGCAACCGTCTGCTTGTGCTGGCGATCGCAGGCATCCTCGTCGTGCTCGGCGCCTATACCGCGCGCCAGTTGCCGGTCGACGTGTTTCCCGACCTCAACCGTCCGACCGTCACCATCATGACGGAGTCGGAAGGCTATGCCCCGCCCGAAGTCGAGCAGCTCGTCAGCTTCCCGATCGAGACCCAGATGAACGGCGTGCCGGGCGTCAGCCGTGTGCGGTCGGTCTCCGGCATCGGCCTGTCGATCGTCTATGTGGAATTCGACTGGGGCACCGATATCTACCGCAACCGTCAACTGGTCGCGGAGCGTCTGGCGCAGGTGCAAAGCCAGTTGCCCCTTAACGTCACCCCGCAAATCGGCCCGATCAGTTCGATCATGGGTCAAATCCTGCTGGTCGCGGTGACGTCGAAGACGGCGTCGGCGATGGAAGTGCGCGAGATCGCCGATTTCACCATCCGGCCGCGGCTCCTCGCCATACCCGGCGTCGCGCAGGTGATCCCGATCGGCGGCGAAGTCCGTCAATACCGGATTGCGCCGCTGCCTTCCGCGCTGCGTGCGCTCGGCGTGGGCTATGATCAGGTCGAGCTCGCGCTTCGGCAGTTCGGCACGAACACCGGCGGCGGCTTCACCGACCAGAATGCCCGCGAATATCTGATCCGCAATATCGGGCGCACCACGAGCCTGGAAGACCTTCGCAACATCGTCGTTACCACCGTCGAAGGGCGCCCCATCCTGCTGCGGCAGGTGGCGAACGTCGATTTTGCGCCGAAGGTCAAGCGCGGCGATGCGGGTTACATGAGCCGGCCCGCCGTGATCGTCTCCGTCGAGAAACAGCCGAATGTCGACACAGTGCAGCTGACGCGACAGATCACACGGGCGCTTGCCGAGCTGGAGCCCTCCCTGCCCTCCGGCATGAAGGCCAACGAAGTCATCTTCAGGCAGGCGGACTTCATCGAAAACTCGATCCAGAACCTCGAACGGGTGCTGCTTGAGGCAGCGCTGGTCGTGGCAGCGATCCTGTTCGCGTTCCTGCTCAACTGGCGCACCACGGCGATCTCGCTGACGGCGATCCCAGTCTCAATCCTCACCACGGCCATCATCTTCAAGCTGCTCGGCCTGTCGATCAACACGATGACGCTCGGCGGCCTTGCGATCGCCATCGGCGAGCTGGTCGACGACGCCGTCGTCGATGTCGAGAACATTTTTCGGCGGCTGCGCGAGAACAGGGAACAAGGCAATCCCCGCTCGACCTTCGATGTGGTGGTTTCGGCATCCAACGAAGTGCGATCTGGCATCGTCTACGCCACGATGATCATCGTCCTCGTTTTCGTGCCGCTGTTTGCGCTTTCGGGCATCGAGGGGCGGTTGTTCGCGCCGCTCGGCCACGCCTACATCATTTCGATCCTCGCAAGCCTTCTGGTTTCGATCACCCTGACGCCGGTGCTAGCCTATTACCTGCTGCCGGGCATGAAACGGCTCGCCGAACGCGAAAGCTGGCTTGTTCGCAAGCTCAAATCCGCCAATCATGCCGCGCTCCGGTTCGCGTTCGTCCACAAAGGGTTGCTGCTTGGCGTGACGGCACTCGCGGTGCTCGGCGCGGGCGCCGGCGTATTCGCTTTGAAGCGGGCGTTCCTGCCGGCCTTCAACGAGGGCACGTTCACGATCAATATCGCGTTTGCCCCGGGCGTTTCGCTGACGGAATCCTCAAGGGTCGGATCGATCGCAGAGCGCCTGCTGCTCGATGTGCCGGAGGTCATCAGCATCGGGCGAAGGACAGGCCGCGCCGAGCTGGACGAGCATGCGGAAGGCGTCCATTCCTCGGACCTTGAAGTCGATCTCAAGCCCTCGCGGCGGCCAAAGCCCGAGATCGTCGCTGACATCCGCGCCCGGCTTTCGGTGCTGCCGCTCTCGATCAATGTCGGACAGCCGATCTCGCACCGGCTCGATCACCTGCTCTCGGGCGTCCGCGCCGAACTCGCCCTCAAACTGTTCGGCGACGACCTCGACACGCTGCGAAACAGCGCGGAAGAATTGCGTGCGCGGCTTGCCAGGATTGACGGCATTCAGGACCTGCAGGTCGAAAAGCAGGTACGCATTCCGCAGCTCGAAGTCCGCGTCGACTATACGCGCGCTGCCTTGTACGGCGTGCAGCCCGGCGCCGTGACGGAGCAACTGTCCCGGCTGTCGAGCGGACGCGTCATCTCGCGCGTGGTCGACGGTTACAAGCGCTACGATGTGGTCATGCGGCTGCCCGAGCGCCTGCGCACCACCGAGAAGCTCGGCGAGCTCTTGATCAAGACCCCCTCGGGCTGGATACCGGCACGCCAGATTGCGGATATCAAGGAGACAGACGGGCCGAACCAGATCCTGAGAGAGAACGGCCGCCGGCGCATCGTCGTGCTCGCGAACTCCGACGGCAAGACCGACATGGCGGAGATCGTGCGCCGCATTCGCGCCGAGCTGCAGGCAACCAGCCTGCCGCAGGGCGTCACCGCGAGCCTTGAAGGCACTTTCCAGGCGCAGGAGGAAGCCAGCCGCAGGATAGCTATTTTGTCAGCCCTTTCGCTGGCACTGATCTTTGCGATTCTCTACAGCCGCTATCGCTCCGTCGTGCTCGCCTTGATCATCATGGGCGGGGTGCCGCTCGCGCTGGTCGGCTCGGTCGCGGCGCTGGCGCTGACCGACCAGCCATTATCAGTCGCCAGCATGGTCGGCTTCATCACCCTGACAGGGATCGCGACACGCAACGGGATTCTGAAGATCAGCCACTACATTAACCTCGCCTTGCATGAGGGGATCCCGTTCGGGCCCGAGCTTGTCATCCGCGGCAGCCTCGAGCGTATGACGCCGGTGCTGATGACGGCGCTGTCCGCGGGGCTTGCGTTGCTGCCGCTGCTTGTCGCGGCGGATGAGCCGGGCAAGGAAATCCTGCATCCCGTCGCGATCACGATCTTCGGCGGGCTTATCAGCGCCACCTTGCTCGATGCGCTGATTACGCCGGTGCTGTTCCTGATGTTCGGCAGAAAGCCGCTGATACGGCTGATGCAGCGGCAACCCGGCGAGTCCGTTGATGCTCGTGCCGCTTCACACTCTTATTGA
- a CDS encoding DUF1993 domain-containing protein: protein MAFSLYDATVANYLQTLGAVSGFLERGLKHFQDNNIDPETMVEARLAPDMLPLRFQIISVAQHSRGAIEGVQSGEFRPPASKTPYDYAGLQGLVTQAREALSAWTPAAVNALGGRDVVFHVGDRQLPFTAEDFLMSFSLPNFYFHATTAYDILRTNGVPLGKRDFMGRLKLKS from the coding sequence ATGGCCTTTTCACTCTACGACGCCACCGTGGCGAATTATCTGCAGACCCTCGGCGCGGTCAGCGGCTTCCTCGAACGTGGCCTCAAGCATTTCCAGGACAACAACATCGATCCGGAAACGATGGTGGAGGCGCGGCTTGCGCCTGACATGTTGCCGCTGCGCTTCCAGATCATCTCCGTCGCCCAGCATTCCCGCGGCGCCATCGAGGGCGTGCAAAGCGGTGAGTTTCGTCCGCCCGCGTCGAAGACGCCGTATGACTACGCCGGACTGCAGGGCCTGGTGACGCAAGCCCGCGAAGCCTTGTCGGCGTGGACGCCGGCAGCGGTCAACGCGCTCGGCGGCCGCGATGTCGTCTTCCACGTCGGTGACCGGCAATTGCCGTTCACGGCGGAGGATTTCCTGATGTCGTTCTCGCTGCCGAATTTCTATTTCCACGCCACCACCGCCTACGACATCCTGCGCACCAACGGCGTGCCGCTCGGCAAGCGGGATTTCATGGGCCGGCTGAAACTGAAGAGCTGA